The DNA region TCCCCTAGGGGACGCCACTTTCCAGCAGCGACAGCCACCAGGCCAGTCGCGCACCGAGAAGGTTTCGGGGCTATAGCTCAGCTGGGAGAGCGCTTGCATGGCATGCAAGAGGTCGACGGTTCGATCCCGTCTAGCTCCACCAAATCAGATGCCCAACGCATCGAATTGAGGCCAGCCGCAAGGCTGGCCTTGCTTTTCGAAGGTTCAAAGTCCCCTTCGTCTAGTGGCCTAGGACACCGCCCTTTCACGGCGGTAACAGGGGTTCGAGTCCCCTAGGGGACGCCACTTTTCCCGCTCTGCGGGGTTTTCAAGGGTCATTCCGTCATGGGGTGGCCCTTTTGTTTTTCCGCTTCCGGAACATCCCCCCACCGCTCATTCATTCGCATCCCGGCCCACGACGGGTGGCACGCGTATCGGCTTGCCAAATTGGATGATGGATATAATATTATGTCCATCATTCCACGGGAGGCCGTCATGAGCGACAAGCGCACCCAGACACGCAAGCGCATTCTCTCCGAGGCGGGCAGGGCGCTGTTCGCGCGGGGGCCGCTGGAGCCTAGCGTCAGCGAAGTGATGGCGGCGGCCGGGCTCACGGTGGGCGGTTTCTATACCCATTTCGACAGCAAGGAAGCCTTGATGGCGGAGGCGTTCGGTGAGCTGCTGCGGGAACGGCGCCAGCAGATGCGCCAGATCGATTCCGCACTTGCACCACGGGACCGGCGCGCTCTGGCGGCGGCCTTCTACCTCTCGCGCAGGCATCGCGACAGCACGGATCGTGGCTGCCCGCTTCCCGGCTCCCTCGGCGAAGTGGCGCGCAATGCCGAGCCCTACCAACTGATGCTGGCCGAGCACCTCGAACTGCTCGCTGCCGACCTGGCCGGTACGCCGGAGGATGGCGACAAGGCCCTGGCCGACATCGCCCTGATGGTGGGTGGCCTGGCCCTTGCCCGCGCCCTGGGCGCCGGCGAGTTGTCGGACCGGATACTGCGTGCCGCCCGTACGGCGGTGATCTAGGAGAAACGAGATGAACAGCCTGGACCTGCTTCGAGGATTCAACGCCACGGTCGGCCGGGTCGCGCCCCGGCACGTCGCCGACCGGGCCCGGCGACGCTTCATGACACCGCGCGACACCACGCCTCGCGATTGGGAGCTGCCCTGGCTCGAGCGCGCCGAGCGCATCACCCTGCGCTTCGGCCTTTCCGCCCTGCGCTGGGGCAGTGGCCCGACCGTATTGCTGATGCACGGCTGGGAAGGGCGCCCGACCCAGTTCGCCAGCCTGATCGACGCGCTGGTACAGGCCGGCTACGGCGTGATCGCCCTCGATGCACCCGCCCACGGCCGTTCTCCGGGGCGTGAGGCGAACATCGTGCTGTTCGCCCGTGCCCTGCTCGAAGCCGCCGAGGACCTGCCGCCGCTGCACGGCGTGATCGGCCACTCCATGGGCGGCGCCAGCGCCATGCTGGCCATCCAGCTGGGGTTGCGGCCCCGGGCCCTGGTCACGGTGGCCGCCCCCAGCCGCATTCTCGGCATGCTGCGCGGCTTCGCCCGCTTCATCGGCTTGCCGCCCCGGGCTGGCGAGCAGTTCATCAAGCGGGTCGAGGATCACGCCGGCATCCCCGCTGCGGACCTCGACGTGCAGCACTACCGGCTCGACATGCCCGGCCTGGTGGCCCATGCCGAGGATGATCCCCTGGTTCCCGCCGCCGAAGCCGGGCGTATCCACGAGGCCTGGTTCGACAGCCAGCTGCTGCGCCTGGAGGGCGGTGGCCACCAGCGGGTGCTGGCGGACCCGCGCCTGGTGAAGGCGGTGTTGCAGCTGTTCGACGAGGTCGGCCTGCGCGCCAGCGCCTGAGCCTTTCCCATTGCACGGCGGGCTTGGCGACAGCCGCCGGGTGCAGGAAGATTCGCCCACGGAATGCGTCGGTGGCCCACCGCCGGTCGGTGACCTGCCGCCGATGCTGCGCTTCCAAGGTCCATGTCTGTTGCGCGCCACCGATGGCGGCCAGGGCATGGTCGCCGGGGCGAATCAATTCCGGGCCCGAGCGCGGGGCCGGAGGCACGAATCAAGGGGAAAGATGCAAATGAGCCTGACTATGGATGTGGTGCTGCAGCGGGCGCGCCCCGTCCTTCCGGTGCTGGTCATCGAGGACACCGGGCTGGCCCTGGACCTGGCCGGCGCCCTCGCCGCCGGCGGGATCGAGGTGCTGGAGGTGACGCTGCGTACGCCGCGGGCCCTGGATGCCGTGGCGGCGATCCGCAAGGAATTCCCGGACCTGCTGGTGGGGGCGGGCACGCTGATCCACACCGAGCAGTTCCTCGAAGCCCGCGATGCCGGCGCCCACTTCGCCGTCAGCCCCGGCTGCACCGAGCGCCTGGCGGCTGCTGCCGAGGACTCCGGCCTGCCGTACCTGCCCGGGGTGATGACGCCCTCGGAAGTG from Pseudomonas tohonis includes:
- a CDS encoding TetR/AcrR family transcriptional regulator, encoding MSDKRTQTRKRILSEAGRALFARGPLEPSVSEVMAAAGLTVGGFYTHFDSKEALMAEAFGELLRERRQQMRQIDSALAPRDRRALAAAFYLSRRHRDSTDRGCPLPGSLGEVARNAEPYQLMLAEHLELLAADLAGTPEDGDKALADIALMVGGLALARALGAGELSDRILRAARTAVI
- a CDS encoding alpha/beta fold hydrolase, producing the protein MNSLDLLRGFNATVGRVAPRHVADRARRRFMTPRDTTPRDWELPWLERAERITLRFGLSALRWGSGPTVLLMHGWEGRPTQFASLIDALVQAGYGVIALDAPAHGRSPGREANIVLFARALLEAAEDLPPLHGVIGHSMGGASAMLAIQLGLRPRALVTVAAPSRILGMLRGFARFIGLPPRAGEQFIKRVEDHAGIPAADLDVQHYRLDMPGLVAHAEDDPLVPAAEAGRIHEAWFDSQLLRLEGGGHQRVLADPRLVKAVLQLFDEVGLRASA
- a CDS encoding bifunctional 4-hydroxy-2-oxoglutarate aldolase/2-dehydro-3-deoxy-phosphogluconate aldolase, with the translated sequence MSLTMDVVLQRARPVLPVLVIEDTGLALDLAGALAAGGIEVLEVTLRTPRALDAVAAIRKEFPDLLVGAGTLIHTEQFLEARDAGAHFAVSPGCTERLAAAAEDSGLPYLPGVMTPSEVLLALEYGYRSLKLFPANGNASVKMLKSFKGPFTGIRFCPTGGVTPDNLQGFLQLPNVACVGGTWIAPSSLIRARAWDQITQLAAEARELASSSEHA